The Macrobrachium rosenbergii isolate ZJJX-2024 chromosome 22, ASM4041242v1, whole genome shotgun sequence DNA segment atattcggaattttaatataccattttagtatgtatgtaaggaagtctgagtaaatgtatttattgtatgtacacTATGTGTTTCAGTATcagaggatgtgcctatgtgcagtttttaatttaattttaattcatttatcattgtACCGAATGATCTATTgagtcctagtgcttggcctcaggcctggacatagtattttaatcaaatccttcgggccagctctctgagaactgaaagtcagctcagtggtctggttaaactactttaataataataataataataataataataataataataataataataatgtatgtatttttatgcttgtcagaaaacacaaattctgtatgaaTGCAGCGGGGCGGGGCcttgggtcgcccgctacctttccatctgcttttttttgctttatagacacctgtcgagaataataaagaatcagtctctcttttgacatttctcttgaacctcacactggtgaccccaggtcagggacaggtagcgcggttttggcccagccattaatggactaacaACAGCCACACCCTACCATCAGCGAGCCTTTAGTGGACTAACTACGGCGTAAAGTTTAGGCCCCTGATAGCACCCTCCCTGGCGGAAACCGtcccattaacggactaaatatggcGTACTCAAAAGGGCACGTTTTGACACTTTGTTCGACCACtcaaacaaatcagcaccattaacggactcaatacggcacattttcccgcgttttggtgcgtgagaagtaaagatgtcagaagtagAACCTCAGTGCGAACCCGCGATCATCGTCTGTATGCctctctcgccaacaaagccagacacagtcaaacttcccctGTTCTCGCGGcaaaacacagcatcatggttccAGCGCGCAAAAGCGCACTTTCACATGGCgcacatctcagacgatgctaccaAATCAGATATAGTCATGACGGTGCTCCCAAaagaagtattcaacagaatctcctTCTGGCTGGACGCGCAACtggacaaagtcacatacacggGCTTagaaaacaaactgctgaattcttaCTCCATGCCCATGTCCAAGAGAGCGCAGCGCGCATTCGACCTATTATCCCAGAccctcggagatgcatcacccagggaagcctggtaCCAACTGCGGGTGTTGATAACACTCCCAGGCCGGAACAAAAACGGAAGGAAAAGGATGATAGacctaacaaaagcaattttccttggGTGCCTCCCACGGGAAGTTCAGCGTCAGATAAGAGATGCAGAGAACctagacatggatgccttagttgatgacgcccagaaactatacgAGGCTACCAAGGCCTCGACACACGCCACCGCCCTCACAGCCaccaccctgggagcctgcaacctgtcggaggaagaCGGCGACGACGGCGGAGACATCAGCACCATTTATAAGAAGAGAACGCCACTCAGAGAGCACAGGACCTGGTCAAACCCAGCATGGTgcttctaccatagaaagttcggGACCAACGCCAGAGcctgcaggcctccctgttctttcacaaaaatacgacaaaggcggccacaagtaacagctgtggccgtgaaatccaactcccccccacccagcaggttttttcatcaCGGATGAAATTTCCAAACggcgcctgctggtagatacAGGAGCAGTGTAGTCAGTCTTCCctccatccagggaaggtttagagaAAATACCTGACTCAATACCCGCCCTCATAGCataaacggaactcccatccgcacttaCAGCACGATGAccgggctatctcaatcctggggcgcagataccactggccttttgtCATAGCAGATGCTAAATTCCCCCCACTGGGCACGGACTTCCTAGGGCACCATGGACTTCTAGTCGACGTTGCCAGACAACGCCTCCTTGACACAGGAACatgccactcccgtcagctctccaccagacctggaatgcccaccatctgctccacagcccccaacagctacatgtTCCTCCTACAGGATTTCCCGgatgtattcaaaccagagctgcaccagtcacctggggcttcagcaaagcatggcatcttccaccacatcaccacgatgggcccaccaacccatgccaagttccgacgactGTCCCCCAGAAGCTACGAGACGCCAAACGGGCTTTTGCAGAGATGTACACCTGTAAAAAGGCATGAAGCCCGTGGgcgtctcccctccacatggtaaagaaatccgatggtcATGGAGGCCTTGCAGGGACTATCGGCGCCTGAATTTAGTAACAACACCAggccactaccccctccctaacatgcaggacctaataGGCGCCCTccacggagccaaaattttctccaagatggacctactgaagtcgtacttccaagtccctgtagtATATCCCAATGACATCccaaaaaccgccatcatcacgtcttttgggagctacacattttcctattccactttcggtctcaggaacgcaggtgccacattccagcgcctgatggacaccatcttgggagatctgcctttctgcatctgctatgttgacgacattctcatcttctctaggtccccagaggaacactgCTGCCTGCAGGACAGCAGAGTAGTTGTCAGGTTCGATAagtgcattttcgggaaagaaaaagtagacttcctcggccacgagatttccccagcaggagtgcgccccacggcctctaaagtaaaatctatagaaaatttcccggaaAGACAAACCATCAAGACCCTTCTggagtttctcgggatgataaactactaccggtGCCTCATCCCAGATATCGCCCACACcatgtaccccctgacatcaatcctgaaggggaaaccaaaaacactaacatgggaagctccgcagcagcaggcttTCATTCAAACataaagggccctctccagtgccaccacctgaactcaccacaacccctccactgccctcaggttgacaacggacgccagcaacattgcctgcgGTGCAGTACTCGAACAGCTGGTGAACGGCACACTCCAGCCCTTGGCCgtcttcagccgcaagttttcGCCAGCTGAGACCCGCCACAGCGCCtttgacagagagctgctggctatctaccatgctgtgaggcacttcaagtacctgctggagggaaccgaattcacaatcctaacagatcacaaacccttggttcacgcatttgcaaagcagggggacgcatgttCTGCAAGGCAACAGTGGCACCTGACCACTATCTCCAAATTCAGTTGCAACATCAACTACGTTCCTGGCAAGAAAACCCAGTGGCTGATGCTCTGTCAAGAGTAGAAATTAATTCCCTTCACCTCgacatcgactacgaagacctcgcaagagaacaagcagcagacccagagacagCGGACTACAGGACGGCAATGACGGCTCTCAAATGGaaagacgtgcccttagcaaactcagacacaactctcctctgcgacaccagcacaggccgcccacgccccctggtgcccgcctggAAGAGAAAGCACATGTTCGATATAGTccatggtctctcccatccatcggggCGCGCAACGGcgtgcctcatgactgacaagttcgtctggcacggcatcagCTAGGACgtccgccagtgggcaaggagctgcatcctgtgccagacgagcaaaacatcccagCGCACAGAGTCCGAAGATTTACAGAGCGTTAAATACGCGTTCATCAGGGTAGACACACACAAACTCCCCTCCCtactctccccagcctactccaGGCCACACCGCATACTCCAGAGATGACCGAAGGCCTACGAGATGACAGTAGACGGAAGGAAAACATGGGTTTCAATCGACTGGTTGAAACCTGCATTCATACCAGACACCAGCCCACATATGTAGGCCTCTCCTTTGGGGGTGAGTCCTGTAGCACCCACGTGGCAGGCCTACAATCAAAATCCGCTTTCTCCTGCAATGAGTAACACAGGAGGAAAAACCAAGCAGTTGGGAGAAACACAAATTCTCTTGCATGTCTTTTATGATAAATAACTTGATCACCATTATTGccacctttcatgtatttctgGGTTtcccgacctgtgtcacccggtgaaataaccattcagcacttatttctaggtaaatccattgctaaatataccagagaaaagctaaatgtcaagctggagttactaccccagtgcgagctccatgaaatggagtcgtgtgtgaaaagggtgagattgtcacaatcacaggtctccgccctgtagacattcccgatgtcaaaagtcctaccgagtgaggtgccgatataacgcccgcaccactcgcggaccaacaacacaccagcgccacctacattccatttttagcacgcaTCGCTTTTGGTAGCTTTTTGCTTTGTGCGCCTTTTTTGTGCCTTATTTTCTGGTATCATGGCTTCATCCCAGGATTCttcatcacctaagttgagtaccatctctttattttattttaggcggttgaggctccttatttccctctaattttgtaattagggggatttataacGCTCGCCTCGATCGCCTTCctcccggcctcatgtgaccttcagtcccGGTACAGGGTTTTTATCGGGGCTTCGCTCCTctgccttttatttatgttttttgtgcCTTATGTTTATCCAGCATATTCATAGTggcttaattcattatttaattctgtTACCCTTCCCTGGGGATGTGCGGGTCCTTGTCGcttaggctacgagtttccccctcgggcctatccgctctttaACCAGTTTTATATGGATTTTATTTTGGACCCTCACCTCCTCCAGCTCGTGGGtttattatttgagatggtacagttatgcttattaggtttattttacgccTTGCGCACGGATGCTTTAGATATTTACAGATtatgttcattgtttattttgtgaaggtcagccattttccctccgccctcatatcgcgttgggtttggttctcccttctacatgtgtcttttattatttgatttattttttttacaccttaGTGACGTTAACTATTTAGGCTAGTCTGTTAGATACCGTTTCCCTCCTCAGCTACCTCCCTGACCGCTGGGCGGCTGTGTTAGGCTATTAGCGATCTGTTCC contains these protein-coding regions:
- the LOC136850442 gene encoding uncharacterized protein; translation: MSEVEPQCEPAIIVCMPLSPTKPDTVKLPLFSRQNTASWFQRAKAHFHMAHISDDATKSDIVMTVLPKEVFNRISFWLDAQLDKVTYTGLENKLLNSYSMPMSKRAQRAFDLLSQTLGDASPREAWYQLRVLITLPGRNKNGRKRMIDLTKAIFLGCLPREVQRQIRDAENLDMDALVDDAQKLYEATKASTHATALTATTLGACNLSEEDGDDGGDISTIYKKRTPLREHRTWSNPAWCFYHRKFGTNARACRPPCSFTKIRQRRPQHDDRAISILGRRYHWPFVIADAKFPPLGTDFLGHHGLLVDVARQRLLDTGTCHSRQLSTRPGMPTICSTAPNSYMFLLQDFPDVFKPELHQSPGASAKHGIFHHITTMGPPTHAKFRRLSPRSYETPNGLLQRCTPVKRHEARGRLPSTWSPEEHCCLQDSRVVVRFDKCIFGKEKVDFLGHEISPAGVRPTASKVKSIENFPERQTIKTLLEFLGMINYYRCLIPDIAHTMLTTDASNIACGAVLEQLVNGTLQPLAVFSRKFSPAETRHSAFDRELLAIYHALQHQLRSWQENPVADALSRVEINSLHLDIDYEDLAREQAADPETADYRTAMTALKWKDVPLANSDTTLLCDTSTGRPRPLVPAWKRKHMFDIVHGLSHPSGRATACLMTDKFVWHGIS